The following proteins are encoded in a genomic region of Gossypium hirsutum isolate 1008001.06 chromosome D05, Gossypium_hirsutum_v2.1, whole genome shotgun sequence:
- the LOC107904125 gene encoding dolichyl-phosphate beta-glucosyltransferase → MGVLLTTLEFLAYLLLIFLLGFVSVTVLEAYRRRHNNAHVEAPAMFEDPESLKQVPCPDIVDPAEKYLSLIIPAYNEEYRLPGTLNETMNYLQQRAANDKSFSYEVVIVDDGSKDGTKRVAFDFVKKYGVDNVRVILLGKNHGKGEAIRKGMLHSCGELLLMLDADGATKVTDLEKLENQIHAIVRKDYHPGDSAAGEATFRISDIPIVAFGSRAHLEEKALATRKWYRNFLMKGFHLVVLLAAGPGIRDTQCGFKMFTRSAARKLFTNIRLKRWCFDVEIVFLCKWFGIPMLEISVNWSEIPGSKVNPLSIPNMLWELALMSVGYRTRIWKINS, encoded by the exons atggGGGTTTTATTGACGACGCTGGAGTTTTTGGCGTATTTGCTTCTAATCTTTCTTTTAGGTTTCGTTTCTGTAACCGTTCTGGAAGCCTACAGGAGACGTCACAATAACGC TCATGTTGAAGCGCCGGCGATGTTTGAGGATCCAGAATCATTGAAACAG GTTCCTTGTCCTGATATTGTTGATCCAGCGGAGAAATACTTGTCTTTGATAATTCCAGCTTACAATGAAGAGTATAGGCTTCCTGGTACCCTCAACGAAACAATGAA TTATCTTCAACAACGGGCAGCAAATGATAAGTCCTTTTCTTATGAG GTAGTGATCGTTGATGATGGAAGTAAGGATGGAACAAAGAGAGTAGCTTTTGACTTTGTAAAGAAGTATGGCGTAGACAATGTAAGGGTTATCCTTCTTGGTAAAAACCATGGAAAAGGAGAAGCAATAAGAAAA GGAATGCTACATTCATGTGGTGAATTACTTCTAATGCTAGATGCCGATGGGGCTACCAAGGTTACTGACCtagaaaaacttgaaaaccag ATCCATGCAATTGTGAGAAAAGATTATCACCCTGGTGATTCAGCAGCCGGAGAGGCAACTTTTAGAATTTCTGATATCCCAATAGTTGCATTTGGATCTCGTGCCCATCTTGAGGAGAAAGCTCTAGCTACG AGGAAGTGGTACCGCAATTTTTTGATGAAGGGTTTTCATCTTGTGGTTCTCTTGGCTGCTGGTCCTGGAATTCGTGATACGCAG TGTGGTTTTAAGATGTTTACTAGGTCTGCAGCAAGGAAGCTTTTTACCAATATCCGGTTGAAAAG GTGGTGTTTCGATGTTGAAATAGTTTTCCTTTGCAAATGGTTTGGTATTCCAATGCTGGAGATATCTGTAAACTGGTCCGAAATTCCAGGATCCAAGGTAAATCCATTGAGTATACCAAACATGCTTTGGGAGCTTGCCCTCATGTCCGTAGGATACAGAACTCGAATCTGGAAAATTAACTCCTGA
- the LOC107904126 gene encoding probable dual-specificity RNA methyltransferase RlmN: MKAMFATKISMLQHVCVVPLARATRHRSFTVSASASTTGTPSRNLTVSSPTSSSRAPHVDPRVLLGMSEHDLQQLAVEFGQQSYRGKQLHHLIYKRKAKEIQDFSHLPQAFRNDLIEAGWKIGRSPIYHTVTAADGTVKLLLKLEDNRLIETVGIPVEDEKGSMRLTACVSSQVGCPLRCSFCATGKGGYSRNLQRHEIIEQVLAIEDIFKHRVTNVVFMGMGEPMLNLKSVLDAHRCLNKDVQIGQRMITISTVGVPNTIKKLASHKLQSTLAVSLHAPNQKLREMIVPSAKSYPLDAIMKDCRDYFAETSRRVSFEYALLAGVNDSAEQARELAELLHEWGRGYHVNLIPFNPIEGSEYRRPNKKTVSAFAGALESRKITVSIRQTRGLDASAACGQLRNNFQKSPLIIESDREESQSDVAVAC; encoded by the exons ATGAAAGCCATGTTTGCAACCAAAATTTCCATGCTTCAGCACGTTTGCGTCGTTCCTCTCGCACGTGCCACCCGTCACCGTTCCTTCACCGTCTCCGCTTCCGCCTCCACCACCGGCACGCCGTCGCGCAATCTCACCGTCTCCTCCCCTACCTCATCCTCTCGTGCCCCTCACGTGGACCCTCGCGTCCTCCTCGGCATGTCCGAACATGACCTTCAACAACTCGCCGTCGAGTTCGGCCAG CAAAGTTACAGAGGGAAGCAACTACACCATTTAATTTACAAGAGAAAGGCAAAAGAAATTCAGGATTTCAGTCACT tgCCTCAAGCATTTAGAAATGATCTTATAGAAGCTGGATGGAAAATAGGAAGGTCTCCAATTTACCACACCGTTACTGCTGCTGATGGCACTGTTAAG TTATTGTTAAAGTTGGAGGATAACAGATTGATCGAAACAGTTGGCATTCCAGTTGAAGATGAAAAGGGTTCGATGCGTCTTACTGCATGCGTATCATCACAG GTAGGCTGCCCCTTGCGTTGTTCATTTTGTGCCACTGGAAAGGGAGGGTATTCTAGGAATCTTCAAAGGCATGAAATTATTGAGCAG GTATTGGCTATCGAGGATATTTTCAAGCACAGAGTGACAAATGTAGTGTTCATGGGAATGGGGGAGCCCATGTTGAATTTGAAGTCAGTACTTGACGCTCATCGATGCTTGAATAAG GATGTTCAAATAGGGCAAAGAATGATTACAATTTCCACTGTGGGAGTTCCAAACACCATAAAAAAACTAGCTTCTCACAAGCTTCAATCAACATTGGCCGTCAg CTTACATGCTCCGAACCAGAAACTCAGGGAAATGATTGTGCCCAGTGCAAAATCTTACCCTCTTGATGCAATCATGAAGGACTGCCGGGATTACTTTGCCGAAACCAGTCGGCGAGTCTCCTTTGAATATGCACTGCTAG CTGGGGTGAATGATTCAGCAGAACAAGCGCGAGAACTAGCTGAGCTACTGCATGAATGGGGACGTGGTTATCATGTCAATCTGATACCTTTCAATCCGATAGAGGGCTCTGAGTATCGACGGCCGAACAAAAAAACA GTGTCAGCATTTGCAGGTGCACTGGAGTCTCGTAAAATAACTGTTAGTATTCGTCAAACAAGGGGTCTGGATGCAAGCGCTGCCTGCGGTCAGCTAAGAAATAACTTCCAGAAAAGTCCTCTGATTATTGAATCTGACCGTGAGGAATCGCAATCAGATGTTGCGGTTGCATGTTGA